The Hyphomonadaceae bacterium ML37 genome includes a region encoding these proteins:
- the ubiG gene encoding bifunctional 2-polyprenyl-6-hydroxyphenol methylase/3-demethylubiquinol 3-O-methyltransferase UbiG produces MAQAAAPDRLVSPSIDPDEVEKFSRIAGEWWDPASKFAPLHKFNPARLTWIREQLCAHYGRSGAAPLEGLTLLDIGCGGGLVSEPMARLGASVTGVDAAQANIKTAMVHAEETGLNIDYRWGVAEQLLEQDGPGQFDVVLNLEVVEHVADPDAFLRDCARLVKPGGMMIMGTINRTARAFATAIFGAEYVLGWLPRGTHRFDKLVRPDEARAALEAEGLEVRTPVGVSYNPLKDRFFISGDAGVNYLMAAVKPA; encoded by the coding sequence ATGGCCCAGGCCGCCGCCCCTGACCGTCTTGTATCCCCATCCATCGATCCCGATGAGGTGGAGAAATTCTCCCGCATCGCCGGGGAATGGTGGGATCCGGCGTCGAAATTCGCGCCGCTGCACAAATTCAATCCGGCGCGCCTGACCTGGATTCGCGAGCAATTGTGCGCCCATTACGGGCGCAGCGGCGCGGCGCCGCTGGAGGGGCTGACGCTGCTCGATATCGGATGCGGCGGCGGGCTGGTGAGCGAACCCATGGCGCGGCTGGGCGCGTCTGTCACCGGCGTCGATGCGGCGCAGGCCAATATCAAGACGGCCATGGTGCATGCCGAAGAAACCGGGCTGAACATCGATTATCGCTGGGGCGTGGCCGAGCAGTTGCTGGAGCAGGACGGGCCGGGCCAGTTTGATGTGGTGCTCAATCTCGAAGTGGTCGAGCACGTGGCCGACCCGGACGCCTTCCTGCGCGATTGCGCACGGCTGGTGAAGCCTGGCGGGATGATGATCATGGGCACCATCAACCGCACGGCCCGCGCCTTCGCCACGGCGATTTTCGGCGCGGAGTATGTGCTGGGATGGCTGCCGCGCGGCACACACCGTTTCGACAAGCTGGTGCGCCCTGACGAGGCGCGTGCAGCGCTGGAGGCTGAAGGGCTGGAGGTGCGCACGCCGGTGGGCGTGAGCTACAACCCGCTGAAAGACCGGTTCTTCATTTCCGGAGATGCGGGCGTGAATTACCTGATGGCGGCGGTGAAGCCGGCCTAG
- a CDS encoding aspartate kinase: protein MTRLVVKFGGTSMGGPERIAHSASIVAHEAASGRQLAVVVSAMAGETDRLLGLAEALGGGLGEVETDTVLGAGEQASAALMALALKARGLKAEAVMGWSLPILVDGPPGAARITAIDGDVLDAMMTAGIIPVVAGYQGLDANGRLATLGRGGTDLTAVAVAAAVGAECDIYTDVDGVFTTDPRIAPDAARVERISHDAMLELAAMGAKVLQTRSVEYAKAKAVTLRVKSSFLAPGASAGTDVVDDARLAERRVVSGVAYVRDQARLSLHGAPGAEAAEALFAAFAQADVAVDMIVQARARAGGSVVECSVSGRDLPRALALAEGLAARFDGLDIRSETGLAKVSVVGTGLRGRADVARTLYGVLAREGVSVRMAATSEIKISALVDGDLVERAVRALHGAYGLAGQ, encoded by the coding sequence ATGACGCGTCTGGTGGTGAAATTCGGCGGCACTTCCATGGGCGGGCCTGAGCGCATTGCCCATTCAGCCTCCATCGTCGCCCATGAGGCCGCCAGCGGGCGTCAGCTCGCCGTGGTGGTCTCGGCCATGGCCGGTGAGACCGACCGGCTGCTGGGTCTTGCCGAAGCGCTGGGCGGGGGTCTGGGCGAGGTGGAGACCGATACCGTGCTGGGCGCCGGCGAACAGGCGAGCGCGGCGCTGATGGCGCTGGCGCTCAAAGCCCGCGGGCTGAAGGCCGAAGCCGTGATGGGCTGGAGCCTGCCCATACTGGTGGACGGCCCGCCGGGCGCGGCGCGAATCACCGCCATCGACGGAGATGTGCTGGACGCGATGATGACCGCCGGGATCATTCCGGTGGTGGCCGGCTATCAGGGCCTCGACGCCAACGGGCGCCTGGCCACGCTGGGGCGGGGCGGCACGGACCTGACCGCCGTCGCCGTCGCGGCGGCGGTGGGCGCGGAATGCGACATCTACACCGATGTGGACGGGGTGTTCACCACCGATCCGCGCATTGCGCCAGACGCGGCGCGGGTCGAGCGCATCAGTCACGACGCCATGCTGGAGCTGGCCGCGATGGGGGCGAAAGTGCTGCAGACCCGGTCGGTGGAATACGCCAAGGCCAAGGCGGTGACCCTGCGCGTCAAATCCAGCTTTCTGGCGCCCGGCGCCAGCGCGGGCACCGACGTGGTGGACGACGCGCGCCTGGCTGAGCGCCGGGTCGTGTCAGGCGTCGCCTATGTGCGTGATCAGGCGCGCCTGTCGCTGCACGGCGCGCCGGGGGCGGAGGCGGCCGAAGCCCTGTTCGCCGCCTTCGCGCAGGCCGATGTGGCGGTGGACATGATCGTCCAGGCCCGCGCGCGCGCCGGCGGGTCGGTGGTGGAGTGTTCAGTCAGCGGGCGCGATTTGCCGCGCGCTCTGGCGCTCGCAGAAGGACTGGCGGCGCGCTTTGACGGGCTCGATATCCGCTCCGAAACCGGCCTCGCCAAGGTGTCCGTGGTGGGCACGGGCCTGCGCGGACGGGCCGATGTGGCGCGCACGCTCTATGGCGTGCTGGCGCGCGAGGGCGTGAGCGTGCGCATGGCCGCCACCAGCGAGATCAAGATTTCGGCTCTGGTCGATGGCGATCTGGTGGAGCGGGCGGTGCGCGCGCTGCACGGCGCCTACGGTTTGGCCGGGCAATGA
- the cobT gene encoding cobaltochelatase subunit CobT — protein MSEDSPAETFRRALSATTRALSGARELEVKFGGDKDVLAKGKVLLPNPPEALTPQDAALLRGKADAMALRLALHDAARHQQAAPPGARARRIHDAAEQARVEALGARDMRGVAGNLDAALIARCKREGWNQAEDRQTAPLAEAVSMLVRERITGRPAPDDARGLMQVWREDVEAAAGGALDALAQSAGDQTRFAEALRQVLRDLDLTDELGEEADEDEDNETDDDSGVEQDPQSGDDDGQSEPDSGEDDQPEDARGTASDSDEIEYAQDSQTRIEADDEPGDARQASRPNWVQASGEDPNAYKVFTRAFDEVIHASDLCDGEELARLRRNLDQHLKGLEAAVGRLANRLQRKLMAKQQRSWAFDQEEGVLDPARLPRIIMDPMQPLSFKQEQEMAFRDTVVTLLLDNSGSMRGRPILVAAACADILARTLERCGVKTEILGFTTKAWKGGRSKEEWLSQGKPPHPGRLNDLRHIIYKGADAPWRRARPNLGLMLRDGLLKENIDGEALLWAHSRLLARPEQRRILMVISDGAPVDDGTQSANSPAYLEKHLREVIEMIESRSDVELLAIGIGHDVTRYYRKAVTIVDVDQLAGAITHQLAGLFERDVRAGPAGSKRARAGRGR, from the coding sequence ATGAGCGAAGACAGTCCCGCTGAAACCTTCAGACGCGCCCTGAGCGCCACGACGCGCGCCCTGTCGGGTGCGCGCGAGCTGGAAGTGAAATTCGGCGGCGACAAGGATGTGCTGGCCAAGGGCAAGGTCCTTCTGCCCAACCCGCCTGAAGCGCTGACGCCGCAAGACGCGGCGCTCTTGCGCGGCAAGGCGGACGCCATGGCGCTGAGGCTGGCGCTGCATGATGCGGCCCGCCACCAGCAAGCCGCCCCGCCGGGCGCGCGGGCGCGCCGCATCCATGACGCCGCCGAACAGGCCCGCGTCGAGGCGCTGGGCGCGCGCGACATGCGCGGCGTGGCGGGCAATCTCGACGCCGCCCTGATCGCGCGCTGCAAGCGCGAGGGCTGGAACCAGGCCGAGGACCGCCAGACCGCGCCGTTGGCCGAAGCCGTGTCCATGCTGGTGCGCGAGCGTATTACCGGCCGCCCGGCGCCGGACGATGCGCGCGGGCTGATGCAGGTCTGGCGCGAGGATGTGGAGGCGGCTGCGGGCGGGGCGCTGGACGCGCTGGCGCAGAGCGCCGGCGATCAGACCCGCTTCGCCGAAGCGCTTCGCCAGGTCTTGCGCGATCTCGACCTCACCGACGAGCTCGGCGAGGAGGCCGACGAGGACGAAGACAACGAGACCGACGATGATTCCGGGGTCGAACAGGACCCCCAGTCCGGCGATGATGACGGGCAATCCGAACCCGATAGCGGCGAGGACGACCAGCCCGAAGATGCGCGCGGCACGGCGTCGGACAGTGATGAGATTGAGTACGCCCAGGACAGCCAGACCCGCATCGAGGCCGATGACGAGCCCGGCGATGCGCGTCAGGCCTCGCGGCCCAACTGGGTTCAGGCGTCCGGCGAGGATCCCAACGCCTACAAGGTCTTCACCCGCGCCTTTGACGAGGTGATCCACGCGTCAGATCTGTGCGATGGCGAGGAGCTGGCCCGGCTGCGCCGCAATCTCGACCAGCATCTCAAGGGGCTGGAGGCGGCTGTGGGCCGGCTCGCCAACCGCCTCCAGCGCAAGCTGATGGCCAAGCAGCAGCGCTCCTGGGCGTTCGATCAGGAAGAGGGCGTGCTCGACCCGGCGCGCCTGCCGCGCATCATCATGGACCCCATGCAGCCGCTCTCCTTCAAGCAGGAACAGGAGATGGCGTTCCGCGACACGGTGGTCACGCTGCTGCTGGACAATTCCGGATCCATGCGCGGCCGGCCCATTCTGGTGGCGGCGGCCTGCGCGGACATTCTGGCGCGCACGCTGGAGCGCTGCGGGGTCAAGACCGAGATTCTGGGCTTCACCACCAAGGCGTGGAAGGGCGGACGCTCCAAGGAGGAATGGCTGTCCCAGGGCAAGCCGCCCCATCCGGGCCGGCTCAATGATCTGCGCCACATCATCTACAAGGGCGCTGATGCGCCCTGGCGCCGGGCGCGGCCCAATCTGGGTCTGATGCTGCGCGATGGCCTGCTCAAAGAGAATATCGACGGCGAGGCCCTGCTGTGGGCCCATTCGCGCCTGCTGGCCCGGCCCGAGCAGCGGCGCATCCTGATGGTCATCTCCGACGGCGCGCCGGTGGATGACGGCACCCAGTCGGCCAATTCACCCGCCTATCTGGAAAAGCATCTGCGCGAGGTGATCGAGATGATCGAAAGCCGCTCGGATGTTGAACTTCTGGCCATCGGCATCGGCCATGACGTGACGCGCTATTACCGCAAGGCGGTGACCATCGTGGACGTGGATCAGCTGGCCGGCGCCATCACACACCAGCTGGCCGGCCTGTTCGAGCGCGATGTCCGCGCCGGACCGGCCGGCTCGAAACGGGCGCGAGCGGGCCGCGGGCGCTAA
- a CDS encoding type II toxin-antitoxin system RelE/ParE family toxin, protein MHTVIETRHFQRAAKQAGLTDADREAVITLLADAPDAGDLIQGTGGARKLRFGPGGRGKSGGVRVITFYCAEDVPVFLLDVFSKGQKMNLSNAERNELKTILDGLATDYRRSASTLAANLRRPKS, encoded by the coding sequence GTGCATACCGTCATCGAGACTAGGCATTTTCAAAGGGCGGCGAAGCAGGCGGGCCTGACAGACGCGGACCGCGAGGCGGTCATCACGCTTCTGGCAGATGCCCCTGATGCGGGCGACTTGATTCAGGGAACCGGAGGCGCACGCAAATTGCGCTTTGGGCCCGGTGGCAGGGGCAAAAGCGGCGGCGTAAGGGTCATCACATTTTATTGCGCCGAGGATGTGCCGGTCTTTCTGCTGGACGTCTTTTCGAAGGGTCAGAAAATGAACTTGTCCAACGCAGAGCGCAATGAGCTCAAGACCATTCTGGACGGCCTCGCCACTGATTATCGCCGGTCAGCGAGCACACTCGCCGCCAACCTGAGGAGACCGAAATCATGA
- a CDS encoding RluA family pseudouridine synthase — protein sequence MSDARPDIRTLTPEPEALGERLDRWLADQCPDLSRSRCKALIEAGALLVDGAPLTEASAKVRDGAYMLSVPEPERAEPEPEAIKLDILYEDAHLIVINKAAGMTVHPAAGAWSGTLVHALLHHCAGSLSGIGGVMRPGIVHRLDKDTSGVMVAAKSDEAHQGLSEQFAAHDVERAYIAFTRGAPKPRAGRVETRLGRSDHDRKKIAVLPEYSKAGKHAITNYETLTVYGQVPGASVGTPVAARVECRLETGRTHQIRVHMAHIACPLLGDPLYGKGRGGVLAKLDDGKVFRGFGRQALHAAVLGFIHPVTGEPHRFETPLPPDMAQLEGFLKSL from the coding sequence ATGAGCGACGCACGCCCCGACATCCGCACCCTGACGCCCGAGCCGGAAGCGCTCGGCGAACGCCTGGACCGATGGCTGGCGGACCAGTGCCCGGACCTGTCGCGCTCGCGCTGCAAGGCGCTCATCGAGGCGGGCGCGCTGCTGGTGGACGGCGCCCCTCTGACCGAGGCGTCGGCCAAGGTGCGTGACGGCGCCTACATGCTCAGCGTGCCCGAGCCCGAGCGCGCCGAGCCGGAGCCCGAGGCGATAAAGCTCGACATTCTTTATGAGGATGCGCACCTCATCGTGATCAACAAGGCCGCCGGCATGACGGTGCACCCGGCTGCGGGCGCCTGGAGCGGGACTTTAGTCCACGCCCTCCTGCACCATTGCGCGGGATCATTGTCAGGCATTGGCGGGGTGATGCGCCCGGGCATCGTGCACCGGCTGGACAAGGACACATCCGGCGTCATGGTCGCCGCCAAGAGCGACGAGGCCCATCAGGGCCTGTCCGAACAATTCGCCGCCCACGATGTGGAGCGCGCCTATATCGCCTTCACCCGCGGCGCGCCCAAGCCCCGCGCCGGGCGCGTCGAGACCCGGCTGGGCCGGTCGGACCATGACCGCAAGAAGATCGCCGTGCTGCCCGAGTACAGCAAGGCCGGCAAGCACGCGATCACCAATTACGAGACGCTGACCGTCTATGGTCAGGTCCCCGGCGCCTCGGTCGGCACGCCGGTGGCCGCGCGGGTGGAATGCCGGCTGGAGACGGGGCGCACCCACCAGATCCGCGTGCACATGGCCCATATTGCCTGCCCGCTGCTGGGCGATCCGCTCTACGGCAAGGGCCGGGGCGGCGTGCTGGCCAAGCTGGATGACGGCAAGGTGTTCCGCGGCTTCGGGCGCCAGGCCCTGCATGCGGCGGTGCTGGGCTTTATTCACCCGGTGACCGGCGAACCCCACCGTTTCGAAACCCCGCTCCCGCCCGACATGGCGCAGCTGGAAGGGTTTTTGAAGTCGCTTTGA
- a CDS encoding TonB-dependent receptor — protein sequence MSIKSRLSACVALAALVYAAPAFAQSDAEAAPRAETRDVITVTTQFRAQSLADVPVNVTAFDSELIDRLDIRTLEDLGLFTPGLVVQEQSPNNPGYSLRGITTDSGAANAEARVAMFQDGLSITRSRGSYVELFDIERLEVAKGPQPTLFGRGALIGGINIIQNKAAQENTASVFAGYGNFEQRELGGHVNRDLGAGYAFRLAGVLRTRDGYIENRGDGEDLQGRDTTALRAVFSGEPTDNFRFHVIANWQEDNGPGTSFKSGVLAAPGLDTSPYTAADLRLIPGFEGNQPLGLDRTVRGVTVLTEWDLTDAFSLSTITGYRDYESVEIFDPIGAGLNFVNFAEDATGRQTSHEMRLTFDNGGPLTAFGGFTYFYEANTQRVPGIYNEATAQAFFVSTGAFGDPAAVAGALGVPVSAITDLRNPFPFSIAALSSGMGFVPLRPNYTEESANAGSTEAMDVFADASYALTDRLTLTAGLRYTDEDKVASGYGGTSMGPNRVTFGPTLILPATPNGAAVRETASFDAWTWRIVAAYELTDRINTWASFARGRRPDVIALDTGSPTFFSIAPAEIVDSVEAGAFVSLDRGTLSGSIFRSQYEDFQSSVFDPTSGTFAPTNAGNATQYGLELQGDFSLNDRADLFFTYAYNLAKFDDTANGQPQALAGNRFRYSPEHALALGARVVVAEGSWGEVSVLPSYTWQSHFFTDNNNDEFVGVRQDAYGIVRARLRYETADRNRFAEVFGSNLTDEEYLIDSGNTGGAFGLPTFIAGAPRTFGVRIGAYF from the coding sequence ATGTCCATCAAATCCCGCCTGTCCGCCTGCGTTGCGCTCGCCGCGCTGGTTTATGCTGCGCCCGCGTTCGCCCAGAGCGATGCCGAAGCCGCGCCGCGCGCCGAGACCCGCGACGTCATCACCGTGACGACCCAGTTCCGCGCGCAGTCGCTGGCCGACGTGCCGGTGAACGTCACCGCATTTGACTCCGAGCTCATTGACCGGCTGGACATCCGCACGCTGGAAGACCTTGGCCTGTTCACCCCGGGCCTGGTGGTCCAGGAGCAGAGCCCGAACAATCCCGGCTACTCGCTGCGCGGCATCACCACTGACAGCGGCGCGGCCAACGCCGAAGCGCGCGTGGCCATGTTCCAGGACGGCCTGTCCATCACCCGCTCGCGCGGCTCCTATGTCGAGCTGTTCGATATCGAGCGCCTCGAAGTGGCCAAGGGCCCGCAGCCGACCCTGTTCGGACGCGGCGCGCTGATCGGCGGCATCAACATCATCCAGAACAAGGCGGCGCAGGAAAACACGGCGAGCGTGTTTGCGGGCTATGGCAATTTCGAGCAACGCGAACTTGGCGGCCACGTGAACCGCGATCTCGGCGCCGGCTACGCCTTCCGCCTGGCGGGCGTCCTGCGCACGCGCGACGGCTATATCGAGAACCGTGGCGATGGCGAGGACCTGCAGGGCCGTGACACGACCGCATTGCGCGCCGTGTTCAGCGGCGAGCCGACCGATAATTTCCGTTTCCACGTGATCGCCAACTGGCAGGAAGACAACGGGCCGGGCACCTCGTTCAAATCCGGCGTGCTGGCCGCGCCCGGCCTCGACACCTCGCCCTATACCGCCGCTGACCTGCGCCTGATCCCCGGCTTTGAAGGCAACCAGCCGCTGGGCCTGGATCGCACCGTGCGCGGCGTCACCGTCCTGACCGAGTGGGATCTCACCGACGCGTTCAGCCTGTCGACCATCACGGGCTATCGCGATTATGAATCGGTGGAAATTTTCGATCCGATCGGCGCAGGGCTCAATTTCGTGAACTTCGCCGAGGACGCCACGGGCCGTCAGACCAGCCATGAAATGCGCCTGACTTTTGACAATGGCGGGCCGCTGACGGCGTTCGGCGGCTTCACCTATTTCTACGAAGCCAACACCCAGCGGGTGCCGGGCATTTATAACGAAGCGACGGCGCAGGCCTTCTTCGTCTCCACCGGCGCGTTCGGCGATCCGGCGGCGGTGGCGGGCGCGCTGGGCGTGCCGGTGTCGGCGATCACCGATCTGCGCAATCCCTTCCCCTTCTCCATCGCCGCGCTGTCGAGCGGCATGGGCTTTGTGCCGCTGCGTCCGAACTACACCGAAGAATCGGCCAATGCCGGCAGCACCGAGGCGATGGACGTGTTCGCCGATGCGTCCTACGCGCTCACCGACCGGCTGACCCTGACGGCGGGCCTGCGCTACACCGACGAGGACAAGGTCGCCTCGGGTTATGGCGGGACCAGCATGGGTCCGAACCGCGTGACCTTCGGCCCGACGCTCATCCTGCCCGCCACGCCGAACGGCGCTGCGGTGCGTGAGACCGCGAGCTTCGACGCCTGGACCTGGCGTATTGTGGCGGCCTATGAGCTCACGGACCGCATCAACACTTGGGCGAGCTTTGCGCGCGGCCGGCGCCCCGACGTCATCGCGCTCGACACCGGATCGCCGACCTTCTTCTCCATCGCGCCGGCGGAGATTGTCGACTCGGTTGAAGCGGGCGCTTTCGTCAGCCTTGACCGCGGCACGCTGTCGGGCTCGATTTTCCGTTCGCAGTACGAGGACTTCCAGTCCTCGGTGTTCGACCCGACCTCGGGCACGTTCGCCCCGACCAATGCTGGCAACGCCACCCAGTACGGGCTGGAGCTGCAGGGCGATTTCAGCCTGAACGACCGCGCTGATCTGTTCTTCACCTACGCCTATAACCTGGCCAAGTTTGACGACACGGCGAACGGCCAGCCCCAGGCGCTCGCCGGCAACCGTTTCCGCTACTCGCCCGAGCACGCTCTTGCGCTGGGCGCGCGCGTGGTGGTGGCTGAAGGCTCGTGGGGCGAGGTTAGCGTCCTGCCGAGCTATACATGGCAGTCGCACTTCTTCACCGACAACAATAATGACGAATTCGTCGGCGTGCGTCAGGACGCATACGGCATTGTGCGCGCCCGCCTGCGCTACGAGACCGCTGACCGCAACCGGTTCGCCGAAGTGTTCGGGTCCAACCTGACCGACGAGGAATACCTGATCGATTCGGGCAATACCGGCGGGGCGTTCGGTCTGCCGACCTTCATCGCCGGCGCGCCGCGCACCTTCGGCGTGCGCATCGGGGCGTATTTCTAG
- a CDS encoding alkaline phosphatase D family protein produces the protein MADTKFRLTRRSALLGAAGLGVAVSACGEDLPQFDPLPRREGVFKHGVASGDPKSDSVVLWTAITTDDGAAPGPVMAEMALDADFSQIVWSGEAAPREGALAAHGATPVKIIAGGLEPGRWHHYRFRYGGQTSPVGRTRTLPVGRVDEYRIAAFSCSNYPRGFFNAYRHAAENAQADLMIHLGDYLYEYGMGGYGTEDAERLARVVDPVTEIVSEDDYARRHSQYSLDPDLQAAKAAAAWLPIWDDHETANDSWAGGAQNHDPETEGDWRARRDAAIRAYHDWLPVREGETLINRYGKAEIGDLATLLFVETRLTARSSELDFSSFPIPVEADPDDPASQAAVRNWRDNVIGNPERRLIGDEQGDFIAQTLAASVTEGKPWRVIANQVLMGRLEAPNFMTETPFWLRLGMRLTSRFQWEFAQRTAHGVPMNLDSWDGFPVDRERFYDRVRAAGADMIVLTGDTHNMWTNDLFDASGERRGTEFGVTSVTSPSPYEAVNAPDVDFGRMMEDRNAEILLNNVRDKGYLRLTLRRGEAVAEHVRVSTILSRDFTGEVASAWRVSPSLGGAVPPVERIS, from the coding sequence ATGGCCGACACCAAGTTCAGACTGACGCGCCGCAGCGCGCTTCTGGGGGCCGCGGGCCTGGGCGTGGCGGTCAGCGCCTGTGGCGAAGACCTGCCGCAGTTTGATCCGCTGCCCCGCCGCGAAGGCGTATTCAAGCATGGCGTCGCCTCCGGCGATCCCAAATCGGACAGCGTGGTGCTGTGGACCGCCATCACCACCGATGACGGCGCGGCGCCGGGGCCGGTCATGGCCGAGATGGCGCTGGACGCGGACTTTTCGCAGATTGTCTGGAGCGGCGAAGCGGCGCCGCGCGAGGGCGCGCTCGCCGCGCATGGCGCCACACCGGTCAAGATCATCGCCGGGGGCCTGGAGCCGGGCCGATGGCATCACTACCGCTTCCGTTATGGCGGGCAGACCTCCCCAGTCGGGCGCACGCGCACCCTGCCAGTAGGGAGGGTCGATGAATACCGCATCGCCGCCTTCTCCTGCTCCAACTATCCGCGCGGTTTCTTCAACGCCTACCGACACGCGGCGGAGAACGCGCAGGCGGATCTGATGATCCATCTGGGTGACTATCTGTATGAGTACGGCATGGGCGGATACGGCACCGAAGACGCCGAGCGCCTGGCGCGCGTGGTCGATCCGGTCACCGAGATTGTTTCCGAAGACGACTATGCCCGGCGCCACTCGCAATACAGCCTGGACCCCGACCTGCAGGCCGCCAAGGCGGCTGCGGCCTGGCTGCCCATCTGGGATGACCATGAGACCGCCAATGACAGCTGGGCGGGCGGGGCGCAGAACCACGACCCCGAGACCGAGGGCGACTGGCGCGCGCGCCGCGATGCGGCGATCCGCGCCTATCATGACTGGCTGCCCGTGCGCGAAGGCGAGACCCTGATCAATCGCTACGGCAAGGCCGAGATCGGTGATCTGGCCACCTTGCTGTTCGTCGAGACGCGCCTCACCGCGCGCTCGTCAGAGCTCGATTTTTCAAGCTTCCCGATCCCTGTCGAGGCGGATCCGGATGATCCGGCCAGCCAGGCGGCCGTGCGCAACTGGCGCGATAATGTCATCGGCAACCCTGAGCGCCGGCTGATCGGCGATGAACAGGGCGATTTCATCGCGCAGACGCTGGCGGCGTCTGTCACCGAGGGCAAGCCCTGGCGCGTCATCGCCAACCAGGTGCTCATGGGCCGTCTTGAGGCGCCGAACTTCATGACGGAGACGCCATTCTGGCTGCGCCTGGGCATGCGCCTGACCTCGCGCTTCCAGTGGGAGTTCGCCCAGCGCACGGCCCATGGCGTGCCGATGAATCTCGACAGCTGGGACGGCTTCCCGGTGGACCGCGAGCGCTTCTATGACCGTGTGCGCGCCGCCGGGGCCGACATGATCGTGCTCACCGGCGACACCCATAATATGTGGACCAATGATCTGTTTGACGCTTCGGGAGAGCGGCGCGGGACCGAGTTCGGCGTCACGTCGGTGACCAGCCCCTCGCCCTATGAGGCGGTGAATGCGCCGGATGTGGATTTCGGGCGCATGATGGAGGACCGCAATGCGGAAATCCTGCTCAACAATGTGCGCGACAAGGGCTATCTGCGCCTGACCCTGCGCCGCGGCGAAGCGGTGGCCGAGCATGTGCGCGTGTCCACCATATTGAGCCGGGACTTCACCGGCGAGGTGGCGAGCGCGTGGCGGGTCAGCCCGTCTCTGGGCGGCGCCGTGCCGCCGGTGGAGCGGATCAGCTAG